In Streptomyces sp. NBC_00433, a single genomic region encodes these proteins:
- a CDS encoding DUF445 domain-containing protein, which yields MRAKQVDVRAAGAPGAVDPDAERRRGVRRMKLIATGFLAVATAVYGLARWADSQDAGAWAAYVAAAAEAGMVGAMADWFAVTALFRRPLGLPIPHTAIIPTKKDALGASLGDFVGENFLSAEVVRTRLRSVGIGSRLGAWVAEPANADRVTEQAAAALRGLLTVLRDSDVQAVVSEAITRRAEAQEVAPGLGKLLERIVADGGHRRLVDLVCVRAHDWLVEHGDSVMDAVQGGAPGWTPRFVDRKVGERVYKELLRFVTEMRDSPEHPARGAVDRFLGDFASELQSDPDTRERVERLKNDLLARPEVQDLIASVWGSVRAMMVAAAEDERSELRMRTRASLITLGGRMSTDTRLQAKVDSWLEDAATYLVTTYRDQITSLISETVAGWDAEQTSRKIEAHVGRDLQFIRINGTVVGALVGLLIFTVSRLAGG from the coding sequence ATGCGGGCGAAGCAGGTGGACGTGAGAGCGGCCGGCGCTCCGGGAGCGGTCGACCCGGACGCGGAGCGGCGCCGCGGGGTGCGCAGGATGAAGCTGATCGCGACCGGCTTCCTCGCCGTCGCGACAGCGGTCTACGGCCTGGCCAGATGGGCGGACTCGCAGGACGCGGGGGCGTGGGCGGCCTACGTGGCGGCCGCCGCGGAGGCCGGCATGGTCGGCGCGATGGCGGACTGGTTCGCGGTGACCGCGCTCTTCCGCCGCCCGCTGGGCCTGCCCATCCCGCACACCGCGATCATCCCGACCAAGAAGGACGCGCTGGGCGCCAGCCTCGGCGACTTCGTCGGGGAGAACTTCCTGTCCGCCGAGGTCGTACGCACCCGCCTGCGCTCCGTCGGCATCGGCTCCCGGCTCGGCGCCTGGGTGGCCGAACCCGCCAACGCCGACCGGGTGACCGAGCAGGCCGCCGCCGCGCTGCGCGGCCTGCTGACCGTGCTGCGCGACTCCGACGTCCAGGCGGTCGTCAGCGAGGCGATCACCCGGCGGGCCGAGGCCCAGGAGGTCGCGCCCGGCCTCGGCAAGCTGCTGGAGCGGATCGTCGCCGACGGCGGGCACCGCAGGCTCGTCGACCTGGTGTGCGTACGCGCCCACGACTGGCTGGTCGAGCACGGCGACTCCGTCATGGACGCCGTCCAGGGCGGGGCGCCCGGCTGGACCCCGCGCTTCGTGGACCGCAAGGTCGGCGAGCGCGTCTACAAGGAGCTGCTGCGCTTCGTCACCGAGATGCGCGACTCGCCCGAGCACCCGGCGCGCGGCGCCGTCGACCGCTTCCTCGGCGACTTCGCCTCCGAGCTGCAGTCCGACCCCGACACGCGCGAACGCGTCGAGCGCCTCAAGAACGACCTGCTCGCCCGCCCCGAAGTGCAGGACCTCATCGCCTCGGTGTGGGGCTCGGTGCGGGCGATGATGGTGGCCGCCGCCGAGGACGAGCGCAGCGAGCTGCGGATGCGCACCCGGGCGTCGCTGATCACCCTCGGCGGCCGGATGTCCACCGACACCCGCCTCCAGGCCAAGGTCGACAGCTGGCTGGAGGACGCGGCCACGTATCTGGTCACCACCTACCGCGACCAGATCACCTCCCTGATCAGCGAGACGGTGGCCGGCTGGGACGCCGAGCAGACCTCCCGGAAGATCGAGGCGCATGTGGGCCGTGACCTGCAGTTCATCCGGATCAACGGCACGGTCGTCGGCGCGCTGGTCGGCCTGCTGATCTTCACCGTGTCGCGCCTCGCGGGCGGCTGA
- a CDS encoding heme-degrading domain-containing protein, which produces MTTDLLAELAEQERTLVLPHFTNDDAWRLGSLLVSLARERGAPVAIDIRRGGQQLFHCALDGTSPDNDAWLERKAAVVLRYGTSSLAVGERFRAKGTTFEASSHLDPALFAAHGGAFPLRVAGAGVIGVVAVSGLPQAEDHALVVLALTRFLA; this is translated from the coding sequence GTGACCACCGACCTGCTGGCCGAACTGGCCGAACAGGAAAGGACCCTGGTCCTTCCGCACTTCACCAACGACGACGCCTGGCGGCTCGGGTCCCTGCTGGTCTCCCTCGCGCGGGAGCGTGGCGCCCCCGTCGCGATCGACATCCGCCGGGGCGGGCAGCAGCTCTTCCACTGCGCCCTGGACGGCACGTCCCCCGACAACGACGCGTGGCTCGAACGCAAAGCGGCTGTCGTCCTCCGGTACGGCACGTCGTCGCTGGCCGTCGGCGAGCGATTCCGCGCCAAGGGCACGACGTTCGAGGCGTCCTCCCACCTCGATCCCGCGCTCTTCGCCGCGCACGGCGGGGCGTTCCCCCTGCGGGTGGCGGGGGCCGGCGTCATCGGCGTCGTCGCCGTCTCCGGCCTCCCCCAGGCCGAGGACCACGCCCTCGTCGTCCTCGCGCTCACCCGATTCCTGGCGTAG
- a CDS encoding HAD-IIA family hydrolase, producing MSTRRPIDSWLTDMDGVLIHEGTPIPGADAFIKGLKESGKPFLVLTNNSIYTPRDLHARLSRMGLDVPVANIWTSALATAKFLDDQRPGGTAYVIGEAGLTTALHDVGYILTDADPDYVVLGETRTYSFEALTKAIRLIRGGARFIATNPDETGPSPEGVLPATGSVAALITKATGQDPYFVGKPNPLMMRAGLNAIGAHSETSAMIGDRMDTDVLAGLESGMTTFLVLTGLTAVPDIERYPFKPSRVVESIADLVAEI from the coding sequence GTGTCGACCCGCAGGCCCATCGACTCGTGGCTGACCGACATGGACGGAGTGCTCATCCACGAGGGCACCCCGATCCCCGGCGCCGACGCCTTCATCAAGGGCCTCAAGGAATCGGGCAAGCCCTTCCTGGTGCTCACCAACAACTCCATCTACACCCCGCGCGACCTGCACGCGCGGCTGTCCAGGATGGGCCTCGACGTGCCCGTCGCCAATATCTGGACCTCGGCGCTGGCCACCGCGAAATTCCTCGACGACCAGCGGCCCGGCGGCACCGCCTACGTCATCGGCGAGGCGGGCCTGACCACCGCGCTGCACGACGTCGGCTACATCCTCACCGACGCCGACCCCGACTACGTGGTCCTCGGCGAGACCCGTACGTACAGCTTCGAGGCGCTCACCAAGGCGATCCGGCTGATCCGCGGCGGCGCCCGCTTCATCGCCACCAACCCCGACGAGACCGGCCCGTCCCCCGAGGGCGTGCTGCCCGCCACCGGCTCGGTCGCCGCACTGATCACCAAGGCCACCGGGCAGGATCCGTACTTCGTCGGCAAGCCCAACCCGCTGATGATGCGCGCCGGGCTCAACGCGATCGGCGCGCACTCCGAGACCAGCGCCATGATCGGCGACCGGATGGACACCGACGTGCTCGCCGGCCTCGAATCCGGCATGACCACCTTCCTGGTGCTCACCGGCCTCACCGCCGTGCCCGACATCGAGCGCTACCCCTTCAAGCCCTCCCGGGTCGTCGAGTCCATCGCCGACCTGGTCGCCGAAATCTGA
- a CDS encoding GAF and ANTAR domain-containing protein, whose protein sequence is MHDDLPDGSGAGHQLLARTLVELTDTLGDEAEPDAALRRLAGRCVRLTAVAAAGLLLADQHGDIRVVGASSEPARLLTAAAGPGPECYRGGTDVAVADLRHPLDPLPADFARRALGAGYGAVFAIPVRHRKEVLGALVLFRTGAGPLPAETAGVGRALADAAAIGVLQRRTRRHHQRLAAQLQGALDSRVPVEQAKGLLAERFHITVDDAFRHLRAHARAHRLRLADLATSILTGSTDLPPPGP, encoded by the coding sequence GTGCACGATGATCTGCCGGACGGGTCAGGGGCGGGGCACCAGCTGTTGGCCCGCACCCTGGTCGAACTGACCGACACCCTCGGCGACGAGGCCGAGCCCGACGCGGCGCTGCGCCGGCTGGCCGGCCGCTGCGTGCGGCTCACCGCCGTCGCCGCGGCCGGGCTGCTGCTCGCCGACCAGCACGGGGACATCCGGGTGGTCGGGGCGTCCTCCGAGCCCGCGCGGCTGCTCACCGCGGCCGCCGGGCCCGGCCCCGAGTGCTACCGCGGCGGTACGGACGTCGCCGTCGCCGACCTCAGGCACCCTCTCGACCCGCTCCCCGCGGACTTCGCGCGCCGCGCGCTCGGCGCCGGCTACGGCGCGGTCTTCGCCATACCCGTACGGCACCGCAAGGAAGTCCTGGGCGCGCTCGTCCTCTTCCGCACCGGCGCCGGGCCGCTGCCGGCCGAAACCGCGGGCGTCGGGCGCGCCCTCGCCGATGCCGCGGCCATCGGGGTCCTCCAGCGGCGTACGCGCCGCCACCATCAGCGCCTCGCGGCGCAGCTTCAGGGTGCGCTGGATTCGAGGGTGCCCGTCGAGCAGGCCAAGGGCCTCCTGGCGGAGCGCTTTCACATCACCGTCGACGACGCCTTCCGCCACCTCCGGGCTCACGCCCGAGCCCACCGTCTCCGCCTCGCCGATCTCGCGACCAGCATCCTCACCGGCTCCACCGACCTCCCCCCGCCCGGCCCCTAA
- a CDS encoding ROK family transcriptional regulator — translation MTSPPASDPARAFAANAAPAADGAASAVPGPGGGANLPALRSHNGALVLGLLRDAVTAGSGGISRLDLAERTGLTPQAVSKITARLRADGLVEDAGRLASTGGKPRTELRLAAGARCAVGAHLDGETLTAVVADLAGRTVAEHAAPLDLGMPVGEGLAAMVRELRTAAGLAPAPVLGVGVGIRGPLDHRTGTLHEVTGFPHWSGCPLRTELARGLGLPVAVDKNTNAAALSVLAEPRTSLGAGSFGYLHLGTGLGAALVLGGRPHRGGRAGAGEFGHQVVQLDGPPCKCGKRGCLEALCLASVARGDTEGAARLLGVGAANLVALLDIDRVVLGGRTVLAAPDVFLAGVATALGTTPVTLAAAGPRAVAEGAALLALTPLFTRASLG, via the coding sequence GTGACCTCACCCCCCGCATCCGATCCGGCCCGAGCCTTCGCCGCGAACGCGGCGCCTGCCGCGGACGGCGCGGCGAGTGCGGTCCCCGGACCGGGCGGCGGGGCGAACCTGCCCGCCCTGCGCAGCCACAACGGCGCCCTCGTCCTCGGGCTGCTGCGGGATGCCGTGACCGCCGGCAGCGGCGGGATCAGCCGGCTCGACCTGGCCGAGCGGACCGGGCTCACCCCGCAGGCGGTCAGCAAGATCACCGCACGGCTGCGGGCGGACGGGCTGGTGGAGGACGCCGGGCGGCTCGCGTCGACCGGGGGGAAGCCGCGGACGGAGCTGCGGCTCGCGGCCGGGGCGCGGTGTGCGGTGGGGGCGCACCTGGACGGCGAGACGCTGACGGCCGTCGTGGCCGACCTCGCCGGGCGCACGGTCGCGGAGCACGCCGCGCCGCTCGACCTCGGGATGCCGGTCGGGGAGGGGCTGGCCGCGATGGTGCGGGAGCTGCGTACGGCCGCCGGGCTGGCACCGGCGCCGGTGCTCGGGGTGGGGGTCGGGATACGCGGACCCCTGGACCACCGCACCGGCACCCTGCACGAGGTGACCGGCTTCCCGCACTGGTCGGGGTGCCCGCTGCGTACGGAACTGGCGCGCGGGCTCGGCCTGCCGGTGGCGGTCGACAAGAACACCAACGCGGCGGCGCTGTCGGTCCTGGCCGAGCCGCGAACGAGCCTGGGCGCGGGCTCGTTCGGGTATCTGCACCTCGGTACGGGCCTGGGCGCCGCCCTCGTACTGGGCGGCCGGCCGCACCGCGGGGGGCGGGCGGGGGCGGGGGAGTTCGGGCACCAGGTGGTGCAACTCGACGGGCCGCCCTGCAAGTGCGGCAAGCGCGGCTGCCTGGAGGCGCTGTGCCTGGCGTCGGTCGCCCGCGGCGACACGGAGGGCGCGGCCCGCCTGCTGGGCGTCGGCGCCGCGAACCTCGTGGCGCTGCTGGACATCGACCGGGTCGTGCTCGGCGGCCGTACGGTCCTGGCCGCCCCCGACGTCTTCCTGGCCGGCGTCGCCACCGCGCTGGGCACCACCCCGGTCACCCTCGCCGCCGCGGGCCCCCGCGCGGTGGCCGAGGGCGCCGCCCTCCTCGCCCTGACCCCCCTCTTCACCCGCGCGTCCCTGGGCTGA
- a CDS encoding aminotransferase class V-fold PLP-dependent enzyme has product MTSDGLADHAPDASDASADSYADYASRFDAPEGYLDFARYGPPSRAVLAATADALGRSARADHDTVNDLMRADLRARQAAARLAGTDAEHTVLLPNASTGLFQTAFGIPTGTVLVPAADFPANHYPWRRAAEVGLAVPRWLAAAPTPEAVREALTDDVVAVSLSAVDFRTGYRADLAALRDVIGPDRLLVVDAMQAFGVVELPWQAADVVVAGGQKWLRAGWSTGFAALSDRALERLAPTLTGWTGVDDVALFDDREHSPAAGAGRLSITNLSPVAAAAFAAALEVVEALGVPAIEARVRELVDQLLDAVGAQGAEIVSATAPAERAGIVSFRLPGTDSATVAKALHAHGVTPTVRPDSLRLSPHASTPPAAVSAVREALASLR; this is encoded by the coding sequence ATGACCAGCGACGGCCTGGCGGATCACGCGCCGGACGCCTCGGACGCGTCCGCCGATTCCTACGCGGACTACGCGTCGCGGTTCGACGCGCCCGAAGGCTATCTGGACTTCGCCCGCTACGGGCCCCCGTCGCGCGCGGTGCTCGCCGCCACCGCGGACGCGCTGGGCCGATCGGCCCGCGCCGACCACGACACGGTCAACGACCTGATGCGCGCCGACCTGCGCGCCCGGCAGGCCGCGGCCCGGCTGGCGGGCACCGACGCCGAGCACACCGTGCTGCTGCCCAACGCCTCCACCGGGCTCTTCCAGACCGCCTTCGGCATCCCGACCGGGACCGTCCTGGTCCCCGCCGCGGACTTCCCGGCCAACCACTACCCCTGGCGGCGGGCCGCCGAGGTGGGCCTGGCGGTGCCGCGCTGGCTGGCGGCCGCGCCGACGCCCGAGGCGGTACGGGAGGCGCTCACCGACGACGTGGTCGCCGTCTCGCTGAGCGCGGTCGACTTCCGTACCGGCTACCGCGCGGACCTGGCCGCGCTGCGCGACGTCATCGGCCCGGACCGGCTGCTGGTGGTCGACGCGATGCAGGCCTTCGGCGTGGTGGAGCTGCCCTGGCAGGCCGCAGACGTCGTCGTGGCCGGCGGCCAGAAGTGGCTGCGCGCCGGCTGGTCGACGGGGTTCGCGGCGCTGTCCGACCGGGCGCTCGAACGCCTCGCGCCCACCCTCACCGGCTGGACCGGCGTGGACGACGTCGCGCTCTTCGACGACCGGGAGCACTCCCCCGCGGCCGGTGCGGGCCGGCTGAGCATCACCAATCTCAGCCCGGTCGCAGCGGCGGCCTTCGCCGCGGCGCTGGAGGTCGTGGAAGCACTCGGAGTGCCCGCGATCGAGGCGCGCGTACGGGAGCTGGTGGACCAGCTCCTCGACGCGGTCGGGGCGCAGGGCGCCGAGATCGTGTCCGCGACGGCCCCCGCGGAGAGGGCCGGCATCGTCTCCTTCCGCCTCCCCGGCACCGACTCCGCCACCGTCGCCAAGGCCCTGCACGCGCACGGGGTCACCCCCACGGTCCGCCCCGACTCGCTGCGCCTGTCGCCGCACGCCTCCACTCCCCCGGCGGCGGTGTCCGCGGTCCGCGAGGCCCTCGCGTCGCTGCGCTGA
- a CDS encoding Gfo/Idh/MocA family oxidoreductase has protein sequence MSAPVPLRVALVGYGPAGSFFHAPLIAATPGLVLDTIVTGNSDRRAQAGAEHPGVRFAGTADELWARAGELDLVVLASPNRTHVPLATAALKAGLPVVVDKPLAATAAQARELAALAEQRELLLTVFQNRRWDSDFLTLRALLERRELGEVHRFESRFERWRPQPKGGWRESGDPAEIGGLLYDLGSHLVDQALTLFGPARLVYAESDVRRPGAAADDDDFIAITHADGVRSHLWMSATTARLGPRFRVLGSTGGYVTYGLDPQEAALREGLRPGEGAAWGTEPESAWGTAGTDENVRPVPSLPGDYPAFYAAVETSLREGTPPPVTALEAAAAIEVIEAARESARTGQAVSL, from the coding sequence ATGAGCGCTCCCGTCCCCCTCCGCGTCGCCCTGGTCGGATACGGCCCGGCCGGCTCCTTCTTCCACGCCCCGCTGATCGCCGCGACGCCGGGGCTGGTCCTCGACACCATCGTCACCGGCAACAGCGACCGCCGCGCGCAGGCGGGCGCCGAGCACCCGGGGGTGCGCTTCGCCGGCACCGCCGACGAATTGTGGGCGCGGGCCGGGGAGCTCGACCTGGTCGTGCTCGCGTCGCCCAACCGCACGCACGTACCGCTGGCGACCGCCGCGCTGAAGGCCGGGCTGCCGGTCGTCGTCGACAAGCCGCTGGCCGCCACCGCCGCGCAGGCCCGCGAGCTGGCCGCGCTCGCCGAGCAGCGGGAGCTGCTGCTCACCGTCTTCCAGAACCGCCGCTGGGACAGCGACTTCCTCACTCTGCGCGCCCTGCTCGAACGCCGCGAGCTGGGTGAAGTCCACCGCTTCGAGTCCCGTTTCGAGCGGTGGCGCCCGCAGCCCAAGGGCGGCTGGCGCGAGTCGGGCGACCCCGCCGAGATCGGCGGCCTGCTCTACGACCTCGGCAGCCACCTGGTCGACCAGGCCCTCACCCTCTTCGGCCCGGCCCGCCTCGTCTACGCCGAGTCCGACGTCCGCCGCCCGGGGGCCGCCGCGGACGACGACGACTTCATCGCGATCACCCACGCCGACGGCGTCCGCTCGCACCTGTGGATGAGCGCCACCACCGCCCGCCTCGGGCCGCGCTTCCGGGTGCTCGGCAGCACCGGCGGCTACGTCACCTACGGCCTCGACCCGCAGGAGGCCGCCCTCCGCGAAGGCCTGCGGCCCGGCGAGGGCGCCGCGTGGGGCACCGAACCGGAGTCCGCGTGGGGCACGGCGGGCACCGACGAGAACGTACGGCCCGTCCCCTCGCTCCCCGGCGACTACCCCGCCTTCTACGCGGCCGTCGAGACCTCCCTGCGCGAAGGCACGCCACCACCGGTCACCGCCTTGGAGGCGGCCGCCGCGATCGAGGTCATCGAGGCGGCCAGGGAGTCCGCCCGCACCGGACAGGCGGTGTCGCTGTGA
- a CDS encoding class F sortase has protein sequence MAVGADDTGAERTETGRTWAAVVVGLVLLAAWLLGHGGHGAPAAPPGPRGLAAAAAADRPAQVYAPHVPLRDAVPLRIDIPSVGIHADLVARGLKDGAVDPPPYSTPDVAGWYRDGPPPGASGAALIVGHVDTETRAAVFYGLSTIQRGALVEIPRSDGTVAEFSVEAVEVIEKSHFDATRVYGSAGRPELRLITCGGQFDKAEQAYSANVVVFAALTGSHSA, from the coding sequence ATGGCGGTGGGGGCGGACGACACCGGTGCCGAGCGCACCGAAACCGGCAGGACCTGGGCGGCCGTCGTGGTCGGTCTGGTCCTGCTGGCCGCGTGGCTCCTCGGACACGGCGGCCACGGCGCCCCCGCCGCGCCCCCCGGACCCCGCGGCCTCGCCGCCGCCGCGGCCGCCGACCGGCCCGCGCAGGTCTACGCCCCCCACGTGCCGCTGCGCGACGCCGTGCCCCTGCGTATCGACATCCCGTCCGTGGGCATCCACGCCGATCTCGTGGCCCGCGGCCTCAAGGACGGCGCCGTCGACCCGCCCCCCTACTCCACCCCCGACGTCGCCGGCTGGTACCGCGACGGCCCCCCGCCGGGCGCCTCCGGCGCGGCCCTCATCGTCGGCCACGTCGACACCGAGACGCGTGCCGCGGTCTTCTACGGCCTCAGCACGATTCAGCGCGGCGCGCTGGTGGAGATCCCGCGATCCGACGGCACCGTCGCGGAATTCTCCGTCGAGGCGGTCGAGGTCATCGAGAAGTCCCACTTCGACGCCACCCGCGTCTACGGATCCGCCGGGCGGCCGGAGCTGCGCCTCATCACTTGCGGCGGGCAGTTCGACAAGGCTGAGCAGGCCTACTCGGCCAACGTGGTGGTCTTCGCCGCACTCACGGGTTCTCACTCCGCCTGA
- a CDS encoding fumarylacetoacetate hydrolase family protein, whose translation MKLLRVGPAGAERPALLDKDGVVRDLSGLVADIDGPLLADAATLASVAAAAADGSLPALEAGLRVGPPLTGIGKIVCIGLNYHDHATETGAEVPGEPVVFMKAPDTVVGPTDTVLVPRGSVKTDWEVELAVVIGRELRYAADEDEAMAAVAGYAVAHDVSEREYQIERGGQWDKGKNCETFNPLGPWLVTADEIPDPQALGLRLWVNGTLRQDGSTRDQIFPVAEVVRYLSHFMTLYPGDVINTGTPAGVALGQPEPRPYLRAGDIVELTIDGLGRQRQVLAPA comes from the coding sequence GTGAAACTGCTGCGAGTCGGCCCCGCCGGGGCCGAGCGTCCCGCCCTGCTCGACAAGGACGGCGTCGTACGGGACCTCAGCGGGCTCGTCGCCGACATCGACGGACCGCTGCTCGCCGACGCCGCCACCCTGGCCTCCGTCGCCGCGGCCGCCGCCGACGGCTCGCTGCCCGCCCTCGAAGCAGGCCTGCGCGTCGGGCCGCCGCTCACCGGCATCGGCAAGATCGTCTGCATCGGCCTCAACTACCACGACCACGCGACCGAGACCGGGGCGGAGGTGCCCGGCGAGCCGGTCGTCTTCATGAAGGCCCCCGACACGGTGGTCGGCCCCACCGACACGGTGCTGGTGCCGCGCGGCAGCGTGAAGACCGACTGGGAGGTCGAACTCGCCGTCGTCATCGGCCGCGAACTGCGCTACGCGGCGGACGAGGACGAGGCGATGGCGGCTGTCGCCGGTTACGCCGTCGCGCACGACGTCTCCGAGCGCGAATACCAGATCGAACGCGGCGGCCAGTGGGACAAGGGCAAGAACTGCGAGACCTTCAACCCGCTCGGCCCCTGGCTCGTCACGGCCGACGAGATCCCCGACCCGCAGGCGCTCGGCCTCCGGCTGTGGGTCAACGGCACGCTGCGCCAGGACGGCAGCACGCGCGACCAGATCTTCCCGGTCGCGGAAGTCGTCCGCTACCTCAGCCACTTCATGACGCTGTACCCGGGGGACGTCATCAACACCGGCACCCCCGCGGGCGTCGCCCTCGGCCAGCCCGAGCCCCGCCCCTACCTCCGCGCGGGCGACATCGTCGAGCTCACGATCGACGGCCTCGGCCGCCAGCGCCAGGTGCTCGCCCCGGCGTAG